A genomic window from Plasmodium reichenowi strain SY57 chromosome 6, whole genome shotgun sequence includes:
- a CDS encoding phenylalanine--tRNA ligase, putative: protein MLLPKTILSNEGRILCNTINHPLRTVKNKIENFFKFENIDNLKSEICIKQNFDDLNVPLTHPVRNIRDTFYLNENYIKNYNSILSTYYIPFDILNTFYKYYLSNKLLSHDKIILKRTHMTSHLNDLLKGSYTNVIYTGQVYRKDEIDKYHYPIFHQTDGFLIKPEMFNVEIELKQKLEQLIYYLFNKNNIEIKWESDTSFPFTHPSYELYIKRKQDNKWIEILGCGKIKNEVLAMSLYQNHIKKIIENEITIYNKTLLNSFQQKFLSNEEQTIHQSHLINHLCNKQLNHNIQIKINELLKNINYQGWAFGIGLERLCMLLYDINDIRLFWSNDKRFINQFKENQITTFRPFSNFPCIQKDISFYIKQYFNETSFFQICRDIANDNIEQIQKIDKYYDPKNNQTSLCYRITYRSHNKNLTHNEVNDIQNKIVQILMDQFEVSIR from the coding sequence ATGTTATTACCCAAAACTATCTTATCCAATGAAGGAAgaatattatgtaataCGATAAACCACCCATTGAGAActgtaaaaaataagatcgaaaattttttcaagtttgaaaatattgataatttaaaaagtgaaatatgtataaaacaaaatttcGATGATCTTAATGTACCTTTAACACATCCTGTAAGAAATATTAGAGATACcttttatttaaatgaaaattatataaagaacTATAATTCTATTCTTTcaacatattatataccatttgatattttaaatacattttataaatattatttaagcaacaaattattatctcatgataaaataatattgaaaagAACTCATATGACGTCACACttaaatgatttattaaaaggGTCTTATACAAATGTCATCTATACAGGACAAGTATATAGAAAAGATGAAATAGATAAATACCATTATCCTATATTTCATCAAACAGATGGATTTCTTATAAAACCAGAAATGTTCAATGTAGAAATAGAGCTAAAACAAAAACTAGAACagttaatatattatttatttaataaaaataatattgaaatAAAATGGGAAAGTGATACATCCTTCCCATTTACACATCCTtcatatgaattatatataaaaagaaaacaagATAATAAATGGATTGAGATTTTAGGATGtggaaaaattaaaaatgaagtaCTTGCTATGTCCTTATATCAAAAtcatataaagaaaattattgaaaatgaaattactatatataataaaacattattaaattcttttcaacaaaaatttttatcaaaTGAAGAACAAACAATACATCAATCACATCTTATAAATcatttatgtaataaacaacttaatcataatatacaaataaaaataaatgagttacttaaaaatattaattatcAAGGATGGGCTTTTGGTATAGGACTAGAAAGATTATGTATGcttttatatgatattaatGATATTCGTTTATTTTGGAGTAATGACAAAAGATTCATTAATCAATTCAAAGAAAATCAAATAACAACTTTTCGCCCATTTAGTAACTTCCCATGTATTCAGAAAGACATctcattttatattaaacaaTATTTCAACGAAACGTCTTTTTTCCAAATATGTAGAGATATAGcaaatgataatattgaacaaatacaaaaaatagataaatattatgatcctaaaaataatcaaacTAGTTTATGCTATAGAATTACTTATAGAtcacataataaaaacCTAACACATAATGAAGTCAATGacatacaaaataaaattgttCAAATACTTATGGACCAATTTGAAGTTTCCATAAGGTGA
- a CDS encoding hypothetical protein (conserved Plasmodium protein, unknown function): MEKDEFYEKYKEYYGDDISDIPLMVPGRNIGLHDLYLSVLKHGGYSCVSRNAKWLKIAKEFNLINKEKNIKIIETKSIKEYYLNYLREFERIHDNLKKGKVVTKRYRNCKSNNSIEVKDKKKKGTTNKKKKEKGNENLNGIVVNNLDGALKNNLNGIVENNICGALASNLDGALTNNLNGALTNNLNGALTNNLSGTVANNLNGSLTNNLNGTLTNNLNGALTNNLSGTVAYNLYGSFPNNVGNNFTNNLSVCLPNNMIKTQELINNNSCPNNFYNNVNDGTYRRNALSLNMDTMHNMNNMNICRNENNNEIPINSDYNIYNNIYNNIHNSARSNVHNNIQNNIHNNIYNSIPNNIHNCINNNVHNNLYNNNNNYYYYLPNMVYNGKTLENNNNMNDNIIPYSVNMTYMNNLPYMTNPSIYTYKEYINNNIYTNKEWEDNNIYVNKTYMNNNNNNNNNNNNNSVNSSRYNVRYGEYCPYLYNNKLIPLAPSNFARMNIKNSLNNDMSKYFKQTNMGMMNDGNGNGYGNVLYDNTYMNYYNNMYMGYNNYYNNKYMGYNNNMVRDNLKTNKMNDYKKVIRKLNENKCIDIYRILLSIHRRKEKVADFIFCLNLFYSISMMKDIISLKQINIIICLLIVTLEDILKIFYHNFNFKKRSLNIMIESFSEYLLDNEEVQILEFFKKLNNENVVSDKDNYILSRFNKMIDERIKDVLKQKKRKNIYEQEMIKDFIIDNEKPLDENGKNRVDIIKRLSHEEINIMDIFRLYSFYDYYRKYKKRKVKKIKNKDTSRYRKGSNNMISNKMKKIHILSEDDNMGNINVNKRKGHNMDNNKNIASQSCDCNSNGYSSLNSSDIEHLFSKKKKKRCSFNIYKDKKEKKEYLAQKSCFEFVYLILYILNNLFLIDEYNLYFSNIKIYYKKDKYQKMKNINNNKSSCNMVRNDNIIKNKEQIQKDNNEKKNENITNDTIMCNKRKIFKHNDKVDDDYYYNRDDNIKRSNYGFNNCIDTTYCNNDIFIRKRDCQKNNIIADDDISCNYISDNFVSSSSCSSSSINSMYSYRKAKGSNKKMNRGITRSYAKILNDKKTKNVENIECTRKAGNDNQENNNFLFSKEGRISNTRDAIKNEEKHSKKPFNILQKKRGHMNIWCEQNNNIMGKKKKPKHMIMSDKFYSNYNDSSAFVDWFKSGTLIKDSISTIGDTKMDVHKLNYIAINNKINKNNNINEGVPSYYLEYNLDKLYGKYWKKGGKKNYTFSLLEYEKISNDSRGIYIDHNRKEKNDKGVNNDFTNCRRNFTYPLINGTFDDISIKCYRKNNITELYNTCDNIKKKQNINHLMNKTFGNDTNENVYSSFFNTTNFNTPNNNTTNYDNIGYNYIVTNYNTPHVCNNNPVWNQNGDYSELCTIEKHLNNTNLRCEMNGINYIDDVNNMNYVDDVNNMNYVDDVNNMNYVNDMGYMNNMDNMDNMDNMDNMNSMNSMNNMNCMNSMNSMNHMNCMNSMNNMNSINNVNNMYDMNNNLYVLNNYYDDMNYYNIPMNSYNECYKNETFFPICHNNNCYYNNLDNINDKTNDQILNDEIILNNNYSTGDNLFCYNCCDGISNKASSIQWDHKNNIIKNKKEGIDFTDENVLKDHNNKNCETNNKEEVRKFYRDLKNEMYEDMKKIFHRNKIKKNQYKLMHYLDISKFISIFEIILLKNLENILYYEKVVENIYMNMFICIDILNNEFDKNISLKYIFFPICFFGYEKKLKVVVHMNEKNKVFVKSKYLNGESTKLGTSKIKNQRRHKRISDDKNEYLICMEEKYGTHNKGTNRLCTSTNKTKDLLLKDDVFKENEKVDQNHNNSNNNIDTSMKDKNKDNKIFTRKKYDYTINEHNNKFYNCENAKELNKNKIYRKKINGNEYKDMMKTLFLKIFKKNNDKYNIYKRIDYKYLKKNYHYNMNVGHTFCKEKYKYKKSIILYLHEITKKTLLKVYKRVNICLNIATLSLNILAHILYLIPKKMFMASFIPSILNKIINVKCLYTYLNVPLCILNYNGFLFLETMMKFIIQMVVNNTIPLHSYMFSYLRLCTVPLYIYLYFDIPLSHTLILTSLSSLYHLITYDPHFLATGMLRKRQPSQNSFRFNKKGYENIYGKKKPQNNKKGNVCNNIRDFVTFKRKAAKNYYRINKLSVERKELLDNTFLITIILFLKKSIYFKSIFNCGNINEKEELIADSKKVKMILKKWNLSNLKEENEKEKSEQKSDENQLINEKDKLYFSNIENKVFYLHDNLLLYALDNLTISNNAKDRKMCENIKKQYINKNVSSNDLLCDFFNSGNSKIQKLSIYCHSIVSILLFLSSHPILWECISSHIPLITQMAFIPTDIRCSLWIILKEYHFRSLSKKKKKKKKGTNYYFNSKLVKVEKIK, translated from the exons atggaaaaagatgaattttatgaaaaatataaggaATATTATGGAGATGATATTAGTGATATTCCTTTAATGGTTCCTGGTCGAAATATTGGATTGcatgatttatatttgaGTGTATTAAAACATGGTGGATATTCTTGTGTTAGCAGGAATGCTAAATGGTTAAAAATTGCTAAagaatttaatttaataaataaagaaaagaatataaaaataattgaGACAAAAAGTATCAAGGAATATTACTTGAACTATTTAAGAGAATTTGAAAGAATTCAcgataatttaaaaaaaggaaaggTTGTAACCAAACGTTATAGAAATTGCAAAAGCAATAATAGCATAGAAGTAAAGgataagaagaaaaaaggaaccactaataaaaagaaaaaggaaaaggGAAATGAAAATTTGAATGGTATTGTAGTAAATAATTTGGATGGAGCTCtgaaaaataatttgaatGGTATTGtggaaaataatatatgtggTGCTCTAGCTAGTAATTTGGATGGTGCTCTGACAAATAATTTGAATGGTGCTCTGACAAATAATTTGAATGGTGCTCTGACAAATAATTTGAGTGGTACTGTGGCAAATAATTTGAATGGTTCCCTAACAAATAATTTGAACGGTACTCTGACAAATAATTTGAACGGTGCTCTGACAAATAATTTGAGTGGTACTGTGgcatataatttatatggTTCTTTTCCTAACAATGTAGGAAATAATTTTACAAATAACTTGAGTGTTTGTTTACCTAACAATATGATAAAAACACAggaattaataaataacaaCTCTTGTccaaataatttttataataatgtgaatGATGGTACTTATAGGAGGAACGCATTATCTCTGAATATGGATACTATGcataatatgaataatatgaatatatgtagaaatgaaaataataacgAGATACCGATAAATAgtgattataatatatataacaatatatataataatatacataatagTGCACGTAGTAATGTTCATAATAACATACAAAAcaatatacataataatatatataatagtatacctaataatatacataattgtataaataataatgtacataacaatttatataataataataataattattattattatcttccTAACATGGTATATAATGGGAAGACGcttgaaaataataataatatgaatgataatattattccTTATAGTGTTAACATGACCTACATGAATAATCTTCCTTATATGACTAATCCTAGTATTTATACGTAtaaggaatatataaataacaatatatatacaaataaagaatgggaagataataatatttatgttaataaaacatatatgaataataataataataataacaataataataataataatagtgtTAATAGTAGTAGGTATAATGTAAGGTATGGCGAATATTGtccttatttatataataacaaattaATCCCTCTTGCTCCTTCTAATTTTGCTAGAATGAATATTAAGAACAGTTTAAATAATGACATGTCAAAATACTTTAAGCAAACAAATATGGGAATGATGAACGATGGGAATGGGAATGGATATGGAAATGTGTTATATGATAATActtatatgaattattataataatatgtatatgggatataataattattataataataaatatatgggatataataataatatggtGAGAGATAATTTAAAGACGAACAAGATGaatgattataaaaagGTTATACGAAAACTTAACgaaaataaatgtatagatatatataggATACTATTATCTATTCAtagaagaaaagaaaaagttgctgattttattttttgtttaaatttgttttattCTATATCAATGATGAAGGATATAATATCActaaaacaaataaacataatCATATGTTTACTTATAGTTACGTTAGAAgacatattaaaaattttttatcataattttaattttaaaaagagATCACTTAACATTATGATTGAATCTTTTTCCGAATATTTATTAGATAATGAGGAAGTACAAATATTGGAATTTTTCaagaaattaaataatgaaaatgttGTGAGTGATAAGGATAACTATATATTGTCTAGATTTAACAAAATGATTGATGAAAGGATTAAGGATGTGCTTAAGCAAAAAAAACGGAAAAACATCTATGAGCAG GAAATGATAAAAGATTTCATTATTGATAATGAAAAACCTTTAGATGAAAATGGTAAGAATCGTgtagatataataaaacgTTTATCCcatgaagaaataaatattatggATATTTTTAGGTTGTATTCATTTTATGATTACTATCgtaaatataagaaaagaaaagtaaaaaaaataaaaaataaggatACGAGCAGATATAGAAAGGgaagtaataatatgataagcaacaaaatgaagaaaatacacatattgagtgaagatgataatatggggaatattaatgtaaataaaagaaaaggtcataatatggataataataaaaatatagcTTCTCAGAGTTGTGATTGTAATTCTAATGGATATAGTAGTTTAAACAGTTCTGATATAGAACATTTATTTagtaagaaaaaaaagaaaagatgtagttttaatatatataaagataagaaagagaaaaaagaatatttagCACAGAAAAGTTGTTTTGAATTTGTATatcttattttatacattttgaataacttatttttaattgatgaatataatttatatttttcaaatataaaaatatattataaaaaggataaatatcaaaagatgaagaatataaataataataagtCAAGTTGTAATATGGTAAggaatgataatattataaagaataaagAACAAATTCAAAAGGATAAcaatgaaaagaaaaatgagAATATAACTAATGATACTATTATGTGCAATAAgagaaaaatattcaaacataatgataaagttgatgatgattattattataatagagatgataatattaagaGATCTAATTATGGCTTTAATAATTGTATAGATACAACATATtgtaataatgatatatttataagaaaaagaGATTGtcaaaagaataatattattgcAGATGATGATATTTCTTGTAATTATATTTCAGACAATTTCGTATCCTCTTCATCATGTTCTTCTTCATCTATTAATAGCATGTACAGTTATAGAAAGGCAAAGGgaagtaataaaaaaatgaatagAGGAATAACAAGATCTTATgcaaaaatattaaatgacAAAAAAACCAAGAATGTAGAAAATATAGAATGTACAAGAAAAGCAGGAAATGATAAccaagaaaataataattttttgttttccAAGGAAGGTAGAATATCAAATACAAGAGATGctattaaaaatgaagaaaagCATAGTAAGAAACCTTTTAACATTTTACAGAAGAAGAGGGGACACATGAACATATGGTgtgaacaaaataataatattatgggaaaaaagaagaaaccaaaacatatgataatgagtgataaattttattcaaattataatgattCATCAGCTTTTGTTGATTGGTTTAAGAGTGGTACACTTATAAAAGATAGTATTTCAACGATTGGTGATACAAAAATGGATGTACATAAACTTAATTATATTgctataaataataaaataaataaaaataataatataaatgagGGTGTGCCATCTTATTATTTAGAATATAATTTGGATAAATTATATGGGAAATATTGGAAAAAGGGtggtaaaaaaaattatactttttcattattggaatatgaaaaaataagtaATGATTCACGtggaatatatatagatcataatagaaaagaaaaaaatgataagGGTGTTAATAATGATTTTACAAATTGTCGTAGGAATTTTACGTACCCATTAATTAATGGAACGTTTGATGATATAAGCATAAAGTgttatagaaaaaataatataactgaactttataatacatgtgataatattaaaaagaaacaaaatattaatcATCTTATGAATAAAACATTTGGAAATGACacaaatgaaaatgtttacagttcattttttaatactaCTAATTTTAATACGCCAAATAATAACACTACgaattatgataatattgGTTATAACTATATTGTTACTAATTATAACACACCACATgtttgtaataataatccTGTGTGGAATCAGAATGGGGATTATTCGGAACTTTGTACTATTGAAAAGCActtaaataatacaaatttGAGATGTGAAATGAATGGTATTAACTATATTGATGatgtgaataatatgaactATGTGGATGatgtgaataatatgaactATGTGGATGatgtgaataatatgaactATGTGAATGACATGGGTTACATGAACAATATGGACAATATGGACAATATGGACAATATGGACAATATGAATAGTATGAATagtatgaataatatgaattgTATGAATAGTATGAATAGTATGAATCATATGAATTGTATGAATagtatgaataatatgaatagtataaataatgtgAACAATATGTATGATATGAATAACAATTTGTATGTCcttaataattattatgatgatatgaattattacaatattCCAATGAATAGTTATAACGAATGTTACAAAAATGAAACGTTTTTTCCTATATgtcataataataattgttactataataatttggataatataaatgataagaCAAATGAtcaaatattaaatgatgaaattatattaaataataattattctaCTGGAGATAATTTGTTTTGTTATAATTGTTGTGATGGAATATCAAATAAAGCGTCTAGTATCCAATGGGaccataaaaataatattataaaaaataagaaagaAGGAATTGATTTTACGGATgaaaatgttttaaaagatcataataataaaaattgtgaaacaaataataaagaagaagTTAGGAAGTTTTACAGAGATcttaaaaatgaaatgtATGAAGATATGAAAAAGATTTTCCATcgaaataaaattaaaaaaaatcaatACAAATTAATGCATTATTTAGATATAAGTAAGTTCATAAGTATCTTTGAAATTAtccttttaaaaaatttggaaaatattttatattacgAAAAAGTTgttgaaaatatttatatgaatatgttcatatgtattgatatattaaataacgagtttgataaaaatatttctctaaagtatatattttttcctatCTGCTTTTTTGGATATGAAAAGAAGCTGAAAGTTGTTGTACATATGAATGAGAAAAATAAGGTCTTCGTAAAATCCAAATATTTAAATGGGGAGAGCACTAAGTTGGGTACTTCAAAGATTAAAAATCAAAGGAGACATAAAAGAATAagtgatgataaaaatgagTATTTGATTTGTATGGAAGAGAAATATGGTACACATAATAAAGGCACTAATCGTTTATGTACAAGTACTAATAAAACAAAGGACCTCTTATTAAAAGACGACGTTTTTAAAGAGAATGAGAAGGTCGATCaaaatcataataatagtaataataatatagacACATCTATgaaagataaaaataaggataataaaatatttactagaaaaaaatatgattatacaataaatgaacataataataaattttataattgtGAAAATGCtaaagaattaaataaaaataagatatacagaaaaaaaataaacggaaatgaatataaagatatgatgaaaactttgtttttaaaaattttcaaaaagaataatgataaatataatatatataaaaggattgattataaatatttaaagaaaaattatcattataatatgaatgtTGGTCATACATTTtgtaaagaaaaatataaatataaaaagagcataatattatatttacatgaaataacaaaaaaaacCCTCTTGAAAGTATATAAACGTGttaatatttgtttaaATATAGCTACATTatctttaaatatattagcacacattttatatttaatacCTAAGAAAATGTTTATGGCATCGTTTATACCTtctatattaaataaaataataaatgtaaaatgtctatatacatatttaaatgtacctttatgtatattaaattataatggTTTTCTATTTTTAGAAACTATGATGAAATTTATTATCCAAATGGTTGTAAATAATACCATTCCTTTGCACTCGTATATGTTTTCATATTTACGTTTATGTACTGTTCcgttatatatatatttatattttgacATTCCTTTATCTCACACGTTGATTTTAACATCTTTATCTTCCctttatcatttaataacTTATGACCCTCACTTTTTAGCAACAGGAATGTTAAGGAAAAGGCAACCCTCACAAAATTCATTTAGGTTTAACAAAAAAGgatatgaaaatatttatggaaagaaaaaaccacaaaataataaaaagggaaatgtttgtaataatattagaGATTTTGTGACTTTTAAAAGAAAGGCAGCAAAGAATTATTAcagaataaataaattaagtGTGGAAAGAAAAGAACTTTTAGATAATACGTTTTTAATAactattatattatttttaaaaaaatctatatattttaaaagcATATTTAATTGTGGTAATATAAATGAGAAAGAAGAGTTAATAGCAGACAGTAAAAAAGTAAAGatgatattaaaaaaatggaacTTGTCAAATCTAAAggaagaaaatgaaaaagagAAATCAGAACAAAAAAGTGATGAGAATCAATTAATTAATGAAAAggataaattatatttttctaatatagaaaataaagttttttatttacatgATAATTTACTTTTATATGCATTAGATAATTTAACAATATCAAATAATGCTAAAGATAGGAAAATGtgtgaaaatataaaaaaacaatatattaataaaaatgtatcaTCAAATGATCTTTTATGtgatttttttaattctggaaattcaaaaattcaaaaattGAGTATATATTGTCATTCAATAGTTTCTATTCTATTATTTCTGTCTTCTCATCCAATATTATGGGAGTGTATATCATCTCACATACCCCTAATCACACAg ATGGCATTTATTCCAACAGACATTAGATGTTCCTTGTGgataattttaaaagagTATCATTTCAGAAGCTTATctaagaaaaaaaaaaagaaaaaaaaaggtaccaattattattttaattcaAAGTTGGTAAAGGTTGAAAAGATtaaatga